In one Acetobacter sp. genomic region, the following are encoded:
- a CDS encoding succinylglutamate desuccinylase/aspartoacylase domain-containing protein, whose amino-acid sequence MEPPTSGRDFSVRTTPGKRLSEKLPPASHALPSLPLELPQPDLSLWREGNVGIPGVHRLTAPLPGPHVAITALMHGNEYAGAIVLADLLRRGFVPRRGTVSLIFLNMDAFDRFSPQNPILSRFVDEDMNRLWDTDPARPVSHSKEQTRVCQLLPYIGTIDRLLDLHSMLWPAGPLMLAGPSEKGMSLAASIGIPPLIVGDGGHRAGPRLIDMPHFTSPHSAAQACLLEAGQHWTWDCLETTKETVLRFLSTSEMTESVEKSLTPLMIADTTHRVTAHTGHFHFIHTFASGTIIPARGTLIAQDGPDEIRTPYDHCLLVMPNFRAARHHTAVRLARIRR is encoded by the coding sequence ATGGAGCCCCCCACGTCAGGTCGAGACTTTTCAGTCCGCACCACTCCCGGCAAGCGGTTATCCGAAAAGCTCCCCCCTGCGTCGCACGCTCTTCCTTCTCTTCCCCTTGAACTGCCACAACCCGATCTTTCCCTCTGGCGCGAGGGAAATGTCGGCATTCCCGGCGTCCATCGCCTCACGGCTCCGCTGCCCGGCCCTCACGTCGCCATCACGGCCCTGATGCATGGGAACGAGTACGCGGGGGCCATCGTTCTCGCCGATCTGCTCAGACGGGGATTCGTGCCCCGGCGCGGCACAGTGTCGCTGATCTTTCTCAACATGGACGCTTTCGACCGCTTCTCTCCGCAAAACCCGATCCTGTCCCGTTTTGTCGATGAAGATATGAACCGGCTGTGGGACACAGATCCCGCCAGACCGGTCTCGCACTCCAAAGAGCAGACACGCGTCTGTCAGCTTCTCCCCTATATCGGCACAATCGACAGACTTCTTGATCTCCACTCCATGTTATGGCCCGCCGGCCCGCTCATGCTGGCTGGGCCGTCCGAAAAAGGCATGTCTCTTGCAGCCTCAATCGGCATCCCTCCACTCATCGTCGGGGATGGCGGGCATCGTGCCGGACCAAGACTGATCGACATGCCGCACTTCACCAGTCCGCATTCTGCGGCACAGGCCTGCCTGCTGGAGGCCGGTCAACACTGGACATGGGACTGTCTCGAAACGACCAAGGAAACGGTCCTTCGTTTTCTATCTACTTCGGAGATGACAGAGAGTGTCGAAAAATCCTTAACTCCTCTGATGATTGCCGACACCACGCATCGGGTCACCGCTCACACAGGGCATTTCCATTTCATTCATACCTTTGCAAGCGGCACCATCATCCCCGCACGGGGCACGCTCATCGCTCAGGACGGTCCGGACGAGATCCGTACCCCGTATGATCACTGCCTGCTTGTCATGCCGAACTTTCGGGCTGCACGGCATCATACGGCCGTACGGCTTGCCCGTATCCGACGTTAG
- a CDS encoding efflux transporter outer membrane subunit produces MKKTSIKSSSVLKRIMMGTCALASVAALSGCDLAPHYEAPHFVVPDSWTGQTPFAKATPAELQIPVNWWTLLGDPVLDNLEQRAVEQNADLQAAAERFVQARSLVMKARADLLPHFGLAFGASDNKQSADALFRYKGATTATDEFYGGLASWEPDFWSEIRNQVRMQKFAAQEKAADFAGLRLSLAADLASDYIALRGYDAQDAIYRQSIAYYGKAVDMTRTQLDNQAAPRLDLARAQNRLYVAQAAELDVRAQREVTEHAIAVLTNTAPESFHIEPRDSFSFRTVDVSLGVPSELLQRRPDIAAAERVMAQANRSIGVARAAFYPHISLRANGGFDANGFDLAKLANSMWSYGASASMPIFEGGLRRAALQYSWSVYRETRDSYRSTILSAFREVEDEQSRVRLLRQEDARLKGAVGTAMDMQNMTMTLYKGGLSNYLEAIVAQEAALDARIAEVEVAVRAEQAVVGLIRSTGGGWNDTLLPTPDQTMTFDVLQYGDLHYPKAAGGITAQPPEQFENLVTGRSVQGKIR; encoded by the coding sequence ATGAAGAAAACGTCGATCAAATCGTCTTCTGTCCTGAAACGGATCATGATGGGGACATGTGCTCTGGCATCAGTCGCGGCCCTGTCCGGATGCGATCTCGCACCCCATTACGAGGCTCCGCATTTCGTCGTGCCGGATAGCTGGACCGGTCAGACGCCTTTTGCGAAAGCAACGCCCGCAGAGCTTCAGATTCCGGTAAACTGGTGGACACTGCTGGGTGATCCCGTTCTGGATAATCTTGAGCAGCGCGCCGTTGAGCAGAATGCGGATTTACAGGCGGCGGCTGAGCGGTTTGTGCAGGCCCGTTCTCTGGTCATGAAAGCCCGTGCGGACCTGTTGCCGCATTTCGGACTGGCGTTCGGCGCTTCCGACAACAAGCAGTCGGCTGACGCGCTGTTCCGCTACAAAGGGGCCACAACCGCGACAGATGAGTTCTATGGTGGCCTTGCGTCATGGGAACCTGATTTCTGGTCGGAAATCCGTAATCAGGTCCGGATGCAGAAATTCGCGGCTCAGGAAAAGGCGGCTGATTTTGCAGGCCTAAGACTGAGCCTCGCGGCTGATCTGGCGTCGGATTATATCGCTCTCAGAGGCTATGACGCGCAGGATGCGATCTATCGTCAGTCCATCGCCTATTACGGCAAGGCCGTGGACATGACACGCACGCAGTTGGATAATCAGGCTGCGCCCCGTCTTGATCTTGCCCGCGCGCAGAACAGACTTTATGTGGCGCAGGCTGCGGAACTGGATGTGCGGGCGCAGCGCGAGGTGACGGAGCATGCGATTGCGGTTCTCACCAACACGGCTCCGGAAAGTTTTCATATCGAACCGCGTGATAGTTTCTCGTTTCGAACTGTGGATGTATCTCTGGGCGTTCCATCGGAACTGCTGCAACGGCGTCCGGACATCGCCGCCGCCGAGCGCGTGATGGCGCAGGCCAACCGTTCCATCGGTGTCGCACGGGCTGCTTTCTATCCGCATATTTCCCTGCGTGCGAATGGTGGTTTCGACGCCAACGGTTTTGATCTCGCAAAACTGGCCAACAGCATGTGGAGTTATGGCGCTTCAGCCTCCATGCCGATCTTTGAAGGCGGGCTGCGTCGCGCGGCGCTCCAGTATTCATGGTCTGTCTATCGTGAGACACGGGATTCCTATCGCTCCACCATTCTCTCCGCGTTCAGGGAAGTGGAAGATGAGCAGTCCCGTGTGCGGTTGCTGCGTCAGGAGGATGCGCGTCTCAAGGGCGCGGTGGGTACGGCCATGGACATGCAGAACATGACGATGACGCTCTATAAAGGAGGGCTCTCGAATTATCTTGAGGCGATCGTGGCGCAGGAAGCCGCTCTTGATGCTCGCATTGCGGAAGTGGAGGTCGCCGTTCGGGCAGAGCAGGCGGTTGTCGGTTTGATCCGTTCCACGGGAGGAGGCTGGAATGACACGCTGCTTCCAACGCCTGACCAGACAATGACCTTTGATGTGCTGCAATATGGCGACCTGCATTATCCCAAAGCGGCAGGCGGTATTACAGCGCAGCCCCCCGAGCAGTTCGAAAATCTGGTAACGGGCCGGTCTGTACAGGGAAAAATCCGGTAA
- a CDS encoding efflux RND transporter periplasmic adaptor subunit: MARSIRKYSGLLLVAGVLVLASGYVIVERMDADYEVKLVTEHSAIPDVEVVTPEPGAKTVALTLPGTVDAWYQAPIYPQASGYVKMWYKDFGSDVKAGDVLADINAPSLDAQFAQAKADLDAQAAKYNLTVVSANRWHAMAQSQAVSGQSVSVADANKKSGYAEMQASQHNLDRFAALEKFKTVVAPFDGVVTSRDINVGDYVSAGGGEHSASGDANQMFVVSDMHRMRLFVSVPEVFSYMLKPGLTATVSVPQFPNRTFEAHFLTIAKGYDPNTRTAVTEFTIDNPDHLLWPGTFASVHLTSPAEGGIWQIPTSTLVFQEAGMQVAVVSSDNHAHFRSITVGRMADTRTDVISGLQPGDRIIRNPPADLLDNQEVRVVVPAKGYERADEEIEG; the protein is encoded by the coding sequence ATGGCGCGCTCGATCCGTAAATATTCCGGATTGCTTCTGGTTGCTGGCGTTCTTGTTCTGGCTTCGGGTTATGTCATCGTTGAACGGATGGACGCTGATTATGAGGTGAAGCTGGTCACTGAACACAGCGCCATTCCGGATGTGGAAGTTGTCACGCCGGAACCGGGGGCAAAGACCGTGGCGCTGACCCTGCCGGGAACGGTGGACGCCTGGTATCAGGCGCCGATCTATCCGCAGGCATCTGGTTATGTAAAGATGTGGTATAAGGATTTTGGTTCCGATGTGAAGGCGGGAGATGTTCTCGCCGACATCAATGCGCCCAGTCTGGATGCCCAGTTTGCTCAGGCCAAGGCGGATCTGGACGCTCAGGCGGCGAAATACAATCTGACGGTTGTCAGCGCCAACCGTTGGCATGCGATGGCGCAGTCTCAGGCTGTTTCCGGACAGTCCGTTTCCGTGGCTGATGCAAACAAAAAATCGGGTTACGCCGAAATGCAGGCGTCGCAGCATAATCTGGATCGTTTCGCAGCGCTTGAGAAGTTCAAGACAGTGGTGGCGCCTTTTGACGGTGTCGTGACGTCGCGTGATATCAATGTGGGAGATTATGTCAGCGCGGGTGGCGGTGAGCATTCCGCCAGCGGTGATGCGAACCAGATGTTCGTCGTTTCTGACATGCACAGGATGCGACTGTTTGTGTCCGTTCCGGAAGTCTTTTCCTACATGCTCAAACCCGGTCTCACTGCGACCGTATCCGTTCCCCAGTTTCCGAACCGGACATTCGAGGCGCACTTTCTGACCATCGCCAAGGGATATGACCCGAATACACGTACCGCCGTCACGGAATTTACGATTGATAATCCGGATCATCTGCTCTGGCCGGGAACCTTTGCTTCCGTACATCTGACATCACCCGCGGAGGGGGGCATCTGGCAGATACCAACCTCGACACTGGTGTTTCAGGAAGCCGGCATGCAGGTCGCTGTTGTCTCCAGTGATAACCACGCACATTTCCGGTCCATCACGGTTGGGAGGATGGCTGACACACGCACGGACGTTATTTCCGGACTTCAACCGGGCGATCGGATCATTCGCAATCCTCCTGCCGATCTTCTGGATAATCAGGAAGTCCGTGTTGTCGTTCCCGCCAAAGGCTACGAGCGTGCGGATGAGGAGATCGAAGGATGA